In Hyphomicrobiaceae bacterium, the following are encoded in one genomic region:
- a CDS encoding alpha/beta fold hydrolase has translation MRKLLGFFVAFCVVVVPLPRAFALATAKIGIDIRTLEPSDRIEKKIPFGVFIERVAADSPAARVGLEPGDVILAVDTQPVTSATEFVRALKAFGEQDAISLTVIAKNGKEAVVALRLDGESLSSRDTSSRSVADQDDQPRKYSYKRAYKSSKSQSPSSVSPPSKSPSQDLCGNGECTPVKVYYATDRRGKNDPSLGRTYSAERISNQSIETGICWVTIPKAHEVGEIEVPSLVWLEFHQDPSKHIIVARTNELDSGSFYNNAREDLAKAPTNSALIYVHGYWNTFEAAAQRTAQLAFDLKFKGLPVFFSWPSQGRFFGYTMDETNVEWAATDLRRFLSDFVRTTDVEHVYLVAHSMGNRALLKAIAPLMTGDSAVRSKITEVILAAPDIDAEVFKREIAPMIFTGSPASTLYASSRDWALRASRYFHGYPRAGETDEGLTIVSNVATIDASNVDTDWLGHAYFSQSKSIISDIDQIFEGVNNPDNRENIDAGDFNGAKYWVLAK, from the coding sequence ATGCGAAAGCTCTTGGGGTTTTTTGTTGCATTTTGCGTTGTCGTGGTCCCACTCCCCCGTGCATTCGCGCTTGCCACCGCAAAAATTGGGATCGACATAAGGACACTGGAACCGTCAGACCGGATCGAAAAGAAAATTCCCTTTGGCGTTTTTATTGAACGTGTTGCCGCCGACAGCCCGGCGGCAAGGGTCGGGCTCGAGCCTGGCGATGTCATTCTCGCCGTTGATACCCAGCCGGTAACTAGCGCTACAGAATTTGTTAGAGCGCTTAAGGCCTTCGGAGAGCAGGACGCGATTTCACTGACTGTTATCGCCAAGAACGGGAAAGAAGCTGTCGTGGCGTTGCGCCTGGACGGCGAGAGTTTAAGCTCGCGTGATACCAGTAGTCGGAGCGTGGCGGATCAGGATGACCAGCCGCGTAAGTACAGCTACAAACGCGCCTACAAGAGCAGCAAGTCTCAGTCCCCGTCGTCGGTTTCTCCACCGTCAAAATCGCCCTCTCAAGACCTTTGCGGGAACGGCGAATGCACGCCCGTGAAGGTTTATTATGCCACCGACCGCCGCGGGAAAAACGACCCGTCACTCGGGCGAACCTATTCTGCAGAGCGGATTAGCAACCAGTCAATCGAAACCGGCATTTGCTGGGTGACGATTCCTAAGGCGCACGAGGTAGGTGAGATCGAAGTGCCAAGTCTAGTCTGGCTAGAGTTCCACCAGGACCCGTCCAAACATATCATCGTGGCGCGGACGAACGAGCTTGACTCGGGCAGCTTCTACAATAACGCGCGTGAAGATCTTGCCAAAGCTCCGACGAATAGCGCGCTGATCTACGTCCATGGCTACTGGAATACGTTTGAAGCAGCGGCGCAGCGAACGGCGCAATTGGCGTTCGATCTGAAGTTCAAGGGATTGCCCGTGTTCTTCAGTTGGCCGTCGCAGGGCAGATTTTTCGGCTACACCATGGACGAAACCAACGTTGAATGGGCAGCGACAGACCTTCGGAGATTTTTAAGCGACTTCGTCAGAACGACGGACGTAGAGCACGTCTATCTTGTGGCACACAGCATGGGCAACCGGGCTCTGCTGAAGGCGATTGCGCCGCTGATGACCGGCGATTCAGCCGTCCGCTCTAAGATAACGGAAGTCATTCTGGCGGCGCCCGATATCGACGCGGAGGTATTTAAGCGTGAAATCGCACCGATGATATTCACGGGAAGTCCCGCATCTACGCTTTACGCGTCGTCGCGCGATTGGGCATTACGCGCTTCGCGCTATTTTCATGGTTACCCGCGGGCGGGCGAAACGGACGAAGGCCTGACAATCGTATCCAACGTCGCGACTATTGATGCCTCAAATGTCGATACTGATTGGCTCGGTCATGCATATTTTTCGCAGTCGAAGTCGATTATTTCGGACATTGATCAGATTTTTGAGGGGGTCAACAATCCTGACAATCGCGAGAACATCGATGCCGGCGACTTCAACGGCGCCAAATATTGGGTCTTAGCAAAATAG
- a CDS encoding four-helix bundle copper-binding protein codes for MSDLTNSQADVQLGVDGRADRRAFLLAGLMATAGIATGSKSLMAADEHEHHGDHAEHMGGHDHSAPAAHQALIDAALKCVNKGEVCTNHCITMLGDGDTSLKDCIRTVSAMMPMCEALAKLAALESSHLKDLAKVCSDVCEDCQKECKKHAEHHAACKACAESCQECIDACKKVT; via the coding sequence ATGTCCGATCTCACCAACTCGCAGGCCGACGTTCAACTCGGCGTCGATGGTCGCGCTGACCGTCGAGCGTTTCTTTTGGCCGGACTAATGGCAACGGCCGGGATCGCGACCGGTTCAAAGAGCCTTATGGCCGCAGACGAACATGAGCACCATGGCGATCATGCTGAGCACATGGGCGGGCATGATCATTCCGCTCCGGCTGCGCATCAAGCTTTGATCGACGCCGCGCTCAAGTGCGTTAACAAGGGCGAAGTTTGCACCAATCATTGCATCACAATGTTGGGCGACGGCGATACCTCTTTAAAAGACTGCATCCGCACGGTCTCTGCGATGATGCCCATGTGCGAGGCTTTGGCAAAATTGGCGGCGCTTGAGTCCTCGCACCTGAAAGATCTGGCAAAAGTTTGCAGCGATGTTTGCGAAGATTGCCAAAAGGAATGCAAGAAGCACGCAGAGCACCATGCTGCTTGCAAGGCGTGCGCGGAATCATGCCAGGAATGCATCGACGCCTGCAAGAAGGTGACGTGA
- a CDS encoding efflux RND transporter periplasmic adaptor subunit yields MDYIPVYEDVLDVADVDTIKIEPSKIQRIGVETVAATRQHLAKSIRAPGTVAIDEQRIFVIAPRFESFVENVSSFTTGSSVKKGDTLLELYGKELVNQGAWLLVHVNASADAPGSVPKSTLITASRRLQDLGAPDDFIEAIERERRVPHTASVRAPRDGVVLERSVVPGQQLRAGDTAFRIADLSVVWVIADVPESEIANLKAGEAVTIRTRAHPGHMFSGTVALILPEIDLQTRTAKVRIEIDNAKRLLLPGMYADVEISAPEDAEALTVPTASIIDTGDRQVVFVAQDGGRYAPHDVKVGRSGGGYAEILQGLAEGDRIVMNGNFLIDAESNFQAAIKSFSTPRNVEARK; encoded by the coding sequence ATGGACTACATCCCAGTCTACGAAGATGTCCTCGACGTCGCTGACGTCGACACGATTAAAATCGAACCCAGCAAGATCCAGCGCATCGGCGTGGAGACCGTCGCAGCCACGCGCCAGCACCTTGCCAAAAGCATCCGCGCACCGGGGACCGTCGCAATCGACGAGCAGCGGATATTCGTAATCGCGCCCCGGTTTGAGTCCTTCGTCGAAAATGTCAGCTCGTTTACCACAGGCAGCTCCGTCAAGAAGGGAGACACGCTCCTGGAACTTTACGGCAAGGAACTGGTCAATCAGGGGGCCTGGCTCCTGGTTCATGTAAATGCATCGGCAGACGCACCAGGAAGCGTGCCTAAATCCACGCTCATCACCGCAAGCCGCCGCCTTCAGGACCTGGGAGCGCCCGACGACTTTATTGAAGCAATCGAACGTGAGCGTCGCGTTCCTCACACGGCAAGCGTACGTGCTCCACGCGATGGCGTTGTTTTAGAACGCAGCGTTGTGCCGGGTCAGCAGTTAAGGGCAGGCGACACAGCTTTTCGCATCGCTGACCTCTCTGTCGTCTGGGTCATCGCCGACGTTCCCGAGAGCGAGATTGCCAATCTGAAAGCCGGCGAAGCCGTCACAATTCGCACGAGAGCTCATCCTGGGCATATGTTTTCCGGAACGGTTGCACTGATCCTTCCAGAGATCGATCTCCAGACACGTACTGCTAAAGTCCGCATCGAAATCGATAACGCCAAACGGCTTCTCCTTCCCGGCATGTATGCCGATGTGGAGATCTCGGCACCTGAAGATGCTGAGGCGCTGACAGTCCCTACCGCTTCCATCATCGACACAGGAGACCGCCAAGTCGTGTTCGTGGCGCAAGACGGCGGCCGTTACGCGCCGCACGACGTCAAGGTCGGCCGAAGTGGAGGTGGCTACGCAGAAATTCTGCAAGGTCTCGCGGAAGGCGACAGGATCGTGATGAACGGTAATTTTCTGATTGATGCAGAGAGCAATTTCCAGGCGGCGATCAAGTCTTTCTCGACGCCGCGCAACGTCGAGGCACGAAAATGA
- a CDS encoding response regulator transcription factor, with protein MSAAIKVLIVDDEPQIQRFLRPSLAASGFQVTSAASASEALRAFKASGADLIILDLGLPDMDGKAVITAIRQHSPVPIIILSARDRESEKIESLDLGADDFVNKPFGIGELLARIRSAMRRSSQAGAPAMTEIVIGSIKLDIARHVVMRDDQHVRLTPKEFDLLALLMRHAGKVITHRQLLRDVWGPANVSDSQYLRVFVGQLRAKLEDKPSEPSLILTEPGVGYRFADPA; from the coding sequence ATGAGCGCCGCCATCAAGGTCCTCATCGTCGATGATGAACCACAGATCCAGCGCTTTCTGCGCCCCAGTCTTGCCGCGAGCGGATTTCAAGTTACGTCCGCTGCGAGCGCTTCGGAGGCATTACGCGCCTTCAAGGCTTCGGGCGCAGATCTAATCATTCTTGATCTCGGACTGCCTGACATGGACGGCAAGGCCGTCATCACCGCGATCCGGCAACACTCGCCTGTTCCAATTATCATCCTTTCGGCGCGAGACCGGGAAAGCGAAAAGATCGAGTCGCTCGATCTCGGCGCAGACGACTTCGTCAACAAGCCTTTCGGCATCGGCGAATTGCTTGCGCGCATCCGCTCCGCGATGCGCCGAAGCAGCCAAGCGGGAGCCCCCGCCATGACGGAGATTGTCATCGGCAGCATCAAGCTCGACATCGCCCGTCACGTGGTGATGAGAGATGATCAGCATGTTCGCCTGACACCAAAAGAGTTTGATCTGCTTGCTCTGCTCATGCGGCACGCGGGAAAAGTGATAACGCACCGTCAGCTATTGCGTGATGTGTGGGGACCAGCCAATGTTTCGGACAGTCAATACCTAAGGGTCTTCGTGGGCCAGCTTCGCGCAAAGCTGGAAGACAAGCCATCCGAGCCTTCTCTTATTCTTACTGAGCCAGGGGTTGGATATCGCTTTGCGGATCCCGCATAA
- a CDS encoding DUF4118 domain-containing protein, whose translation MHTDGTDRHVWDRLPRPLKGGAAVIAGAASAGLTTALCALISGWLPDHGVAIFYLLTVVASAVAFGMLSGLATATATFLAYNYFFVQPTYTFSTSDPRDLVALLVFFAVAIAAGSLAGRLREVAEQARQRTRSLETLNALAVRLAAAMNEADIARSLVSMANKASGKSAVILSAPAGGDLSILQKTPEAKDLSTADWQAAQRCAASRQTVYPAVAGWPGADYEFRPILVRNKVAGVLGVHQPRDDDVSDTTLEAMVKQAAIALERLSLEEEKGAAEKQVEAERLKSALLSSVSHDIKTPLAAIQGAVTSLRQLGSEMPDESKNELLAAIEEETVRLTRFVTNMLDMMRLDSGPPEVAKDWIDLADTLGRTVAIARRTMPNAVFSLDLQVSPAIVRGDELLLEHVFLNVIENAVNASPANGTIKVTLRRAELDYRVEIEDRGEGISPDALPRIFDKFYRAPGIRTRGSGIGLTICKEVMTALGGTIAASSPIASGQGTRVTLNIPQNSQRFQDGTGS comes from the coding sequence ATGCATACCGATGGTACGGATCGCCATGTATGGGACCGACTGCCCCGGCCGTTGAAGGGCGGGGCAGCCGTCATCGCAGGTGCGGCGAGCGCCGGCTTGACGACGGCGCTCTGCGCTCTCATAAGCGGCTGGCTGCCTGACCACGGGGTTGCGATCTTCTACCTGCTCACAGTCGTGGCCAGCGCAGTCGCCTTCGGAATGCTGTCGGGGCTCGCGACGGCAACGGCCACCTTCCTCGCTTATAACTACTTCTTCGTACAGCCCACTTATACGTTCTCCACCTCGGATCCGCGCGATCTCGTCGCCCTCCTTGTATTCTTTGCTGTGGCGATCGCCGCTGGTAGCCTAGCTGGACGCCTGCGTGAAGTCGCTGAGCAGGCACGCCAAAGAACGAGATCGTTGGAGACGCTCAATGCATTGGCAGTGCGCCTTGCCGCCGCGATGAACGAAGCAGATATTGCGAGATCGCTTGTTTCGATGGCGAACAAGGCCTCCGGTAAGTCCGCGGTCATACTTAGCGCACCGGCCGGAGGCGACCTCTCAATATTACAGAAAACTCCCGAGGCTAAGGACTTGAGCACGGCGGACTGGCAAGCGGCTCAACGCTGCGCCGCGTCGCGTCAGACTGTCTATCCAGCTGTCGCCGGCTGGCCCGGTGCAGACTACGAGTTCCGTCCTATACTCGTTCGCAATAAAGTAGCGGGCGTACTCGGCGTCCACCAGCCGAGAGACGACGATGTTAGCGACACCACTCTGGAAGCGATGGTAAAGCAGGCCGCGATTGCACTCGAACGCCTGTCACTGGAAGAGGAGAAAGGCGCTGCAGAGAAGCAGGTGGAGGCCGAGCGTCTCAAATCGGCGCTCCTTTCCTCGGTATCACATGACATCAAGACACCGCTCGCTGCAATTCAGGGCGCCGTGACCAGCTTGCGCCAGCTTGGATCGGAGATGCCCGACGAGAGCAAGAACGAGCTATTGGCTGCCATCGAGGAGGAGACCGTCCGCCTCACGCGCTTCGTGACCAACATGCTCGATATGATGCGTCTCGATTCAGGGCCGCCAGAGGTGGCCAAAGACTGGATCGACTTAGCCGACACACTTGGTAGAACCGTCGCCATAGCGCGCCGGACGATGCCGAACGCGGTCTTTAGCCTTGACCTACAAGTCTCGCCGGCGATCGTGCGTGGGGATGAGTTGCTTTTGGAACATGTCTTCCTCAACGTCATCGAGAATGCTGTCAATGCTTCTCCCGCGAATGGAACAATAAAAGTGACATTGCGCCGCGCGGAGCTGGATTACCGTGTCGAAATTGAGGACCGCGGAGAGGGTATCTCGCCGGACGCCCTGCCACGGATTTTCGACAAGTTCTATCGTGCCCCTGGGATAAGAACGCGAGGGTCAGGCATCGGCCTCACCATTTGCAAGGAAGTGATGACAGCTCTGGGCGGGACAATTGCGGCAAGTAGCCCAATCGCTAGTGGGCAAGGGACGCGCGTGACCCTTAACATCCCCCAAAACAGCCAACGCTTTCAGGATGGAACTGGGTCATGA
- a CDS encoding transporter: MSISMRGFCAVGAAACLIQSTTGAFAHHAGGLGNTGSGGPIVTISAATLDEGHSVAGISVIYSDFSHLSDDTLINATASGNEGVHGLSTIQSYALTYAYGWTKDLTVGFRLPYIRRTGIRAAEENDESPPEIEVEDHGPSDGIGDLSLFAEYRFLNDRETNTQAALIVSLQTPTGKTNVLTRQGDLQDAEFQPGSGAWDPLFGLAVTHTLGPWSFDANALYNLVTTGTQDTDLGDQFLYNFAVSYRLTGVSSTGAMFHGAHAHEPGDDGHGHHHDAASGPALDLVLELNGEWHAKQDTAGVVDENSGGHTIFIAPGLRLSQGNVSGYASIGIPVLADENGIQPEPEWRLITGVSIAFE, from the coding sequence ATGTCGATTTCCATGCGCGGCTTTTGCGCGGTTGGCGCCGCCGCTTGCTTAATCCAGTCAACAACCGGTGCCTTTGCCCACCATGCCGGGGGGCTCGGCAATACAGGCTCTGGCGGCCCGATCGTCACGATCTCCGCCGCCACACTTGATGAGGGGCACAGCGTTGCTGGGATCTCCGTCATCTATTCCGATTTCAGCCACCTGAGCGACGATACACTCATAAACGCGACCGCTTCCGGCAATGAAGGCGTGCACGGACTCTCGACGATCCAGAGTTACGCGCTGACCTACGCCTACGGCTGGACGAAAGATCTGACGGTTGGCTTCCGCTTACCCTATATTCGTCGCACAGGCATTCGCGCGGCGGAAGAGAATGACGAAAGTCCACCCGAGATCGAGGTGGAGGATCATGGACCCTCAGACGGCATCGGTGACCTTTCGTTGTTCGCCGAGTATCGCTTTCTGAATGATCGCGAGACGAACACCCAAGCCGCGCTGATTGTGAGTTTGCAGACTCCCACCGGTAAGACCAATGTGCTGACGCGGCAGGGTGACCTGCAGGATGCCGAGTTCCAGCCCGGCTCTGGCGCCTGGGATCCTCTGTTCGGCCTTGCTGTCACGCATACCCTGGGGCCCTGGTCATTCGATGCCAATGCGCTTTACAATCTGGTGACGACAGGCACGCAGGACACCGATCTCGGCGACCAGTTTCTGTACAATTTCGCCGTCTCCTATCGCCTCACGGGGGTTTCCAGCACCGGAGCCATGTTTCACGGAGCCCATGCCCATGAACCCGGCGACGATGGACACGGCCATCACCACGATGCTGCCTCCGGCCCGGCGCTCGATCTCGTACTTGAACTCAATGGCGAGTGGCACGCCAAGCAGGATACTGCAGGTGTCGTCGACGAAAATTCGGGAGGCCACACGATCTTCATCGCGCCGGGGCTGCGCCTGTCGCAAGGCAACGTGTCCGGGTATGCATCCATTGGCATTCCCGTGCTTGCGGACGAGAACGGTATCCAACCGGAACCCGAGTGGCGCCTAATTACGGGAGTGTCCATCGCGTTTGAATGA
- a CDS encoding CusA/CzcA family heavy metal efflux RND transporter: MISRLIAWSARNAVLVIMVVAIAAAMGSWAVRTLPLDAIPELSDTQVIVYTEFAGQAPQVVEDQVTFPLTTALLTVPKSKVVRGLSFFGASIIYVIFEDGTDTYWARSRVLESLSTQASRMPPGVAPTLGPDSSSTGWVYQYAVLGEGLSLAALRSLQDWDVRFELSKAAGVSDVASVGGFVKQYSIVVDPNRMRSLGISLESVRQAVAQSNQETGGRTVELSEHEFMVRGRGYVRGIADLEGIVIKAERGTPVLLKDLARIELTGDERRGLAELNGEGEVAGGIVMQRPGSNALAVIDNVKDRINEISPGLPHGSQIVPVYDRSDLIHRAISTLRSVLFEECLIVTLVCLAFLLHVRSALVAILVLPAAMLISFLGMKVIGMGFDIMSLGGIAIAVGAMIDAAIVMIENAHKHLERAPKDKPRIQTLLESACEVGPPLFFSLLIITVSFLPVFTLESQEGRLFSPLAFTKTFAMASAALLSVTLVPALMMIFIRGKVVPEHKNPLNRAITAVYRPVIRTVLRFKFTTIVLAIAVLAATVWPMKRLGGEFMPDLDEGTLLYMPTTLPGLSVTKAAELLQTQDRIIRSFPEVESVFGKAGRAQTATDPAPMEMFETLINLKPKSAWRPGLTKDGLIKELDAALQFPGVSNAWTQPIKARIDMQATGIRTPLGIKVVGKSLDDIERAARDVEATLKTVPGTGSAFGERVNGGYYLEIHPQLERMARYGLTISAVQDVIRTALGAETVTQTVEGRERYTVSLRYPRALRSDPNAIANEIQVALPTGGTVPLGEVADVRLARGPASIRTEDAKLATYVYIDVHGRDLASYVEEAKRALADRVTLPAGTHLVWSGQYEGMQRASARLERVVPLTLALIFLLLYLNFGQLTPSLIVMLSLPFALSGGIWLTWWLGINLSVAVGVGFIALAGVATETGIVMLHYLDRSHATALDACTREGRTLTAQDTEDAIMSGAVDRARPKMMTVVAIIAGLIPILWSTGTGSEVMQRIAVPMIGGMVTSSILTLIVIPALYAIVKLQTAVQDTVSGPIAGRPEPEMGSPVHLAPREIKRAQAA, encoded by the coding sequence ATGATCTCTCGGCTCATTGCGTGGTCGGCCCGAAATGCTGTTCTGGTTATCATGGTTGTGGCGATTGCGGCTGCCATGGGGTCGTGGGCAGTGCGCACTCTGCCGCTCGATGCCATTCCGGAACTCTCCGATACGCAGGTGATCGTCTACACCGAATTCGCCGGCCAGGCACCTCAAGTCGTCGAGGATCAAGTCACGTTCCCCCTCACGACAGCATTGCTTACTGTGCCCAAATCCAAAGTTGTCCGCGGTCTCTCCTTCTTCGGTGCATCTATCATCTACGTGATATTCGAGGATGGAACCGACACCTATTGGGCGCGGTCCCGGGTGCTTGAGTCTCTGAGCACGCAAGCAAGCCGAATGCCTCCGGGTGTAGCGCCGACCCTCGGTCCAGATTCGAGTTCCACCGGGTGGGTCTACCAATACGCCGTTTTGGGCGAGGGCCTATCGCTGGCTGCGTTGCGTTCACTTCAGGATTGGGACGTGCGCTTCGAACTCTCAAAGGCGGCTGGCGTATCCGACGTCGCCAGCGTCGGCGGGTTCGTCAAGCAATATAGCATCGTCGTCGATCCTAATCGGATGCGCAGCCTAGGCATTTCGCTGGAAAGCGTCAGGCAGGCCGTCGCGCAAAGCAACCAGGAGACTGGCGGACGAACCGTGGAGTTGAGTGAACACGAGTTTATGGTCCGCGGGCGCGGGTATGTGCGCGGCATTGCGGATCTTGAAGGTATCGTGATCAAGGCGGAACGGGGCACTCCGGTTCTGCTCAAGGACCTCGCGCGCATCGAGTTGACGGGCGACGAACGCCGAGGGCTGGCGGAACTCAACGGCGAAGGTGAGGTCGCCGGCGGCATCGTCATGCAGCGCCCCGGCAGCAATGCACTGGCGGTCATCGACAATGTCAAGGATCGTATCAACGAAATTTCGCCGGGATTGCCCCACGGTTCGCAAATCGTCCCGGTCTACGATCGCTCGGACCTCATTCACCGCGCAATTTCCACTTTGCGTTCCGTACTTTTTGAGGAATGCCTCATCGTTACGCTCGTTTGCCTAGCTTTCCTGCTCCACGTGCGCAGCGCACTGGTCGCCATCCTCGTGCTTCCCGCTGCCATGCTGATCTCCTTCCTCGGCATGAAGGTCATCGGCATGGGCTTTGACATAATGAGCCTTGGCGGAATCGCCATCGCCGTCGGCGCGATGATCGATGCAGCTATCGTTATGATTGAGAATGCCCACAAGCATCTCGAACGCGCGCCTAAGGACAAGCCACGTATCCAGACGCTTTTGGAATCGGCTTGCGAAGTCGGCCCACCGCTATTCTTCTCGCTTCTCATCATCACGGTATCTTTCCTCCCGGTCTTCACGCTGGAATCACAGGAGGGGCGGCTTTTCTCTCCCCTTGCCTTCACAAAGACATTCGCGATGGCGTCGGCCGCGTTGCTGTCTGTCACGCTCGTGCCCGCACTTATGATGATCTTCATCCGCGGCAAGGTGGTGCCGGAGCATAAGAACCCGCTCAATCGAGCAATCACAGCCGTATACCGGCCGGTCATCCGCACTGTTCTGCGGTTCAAATTCACAACTATCGTTCTCGCCATTGCCGTCCTGGCGGCCACGGTCTGGCCAATGAAGCGGCTCGGTGGCGAATTCATGCCCGATCTCGATGAAGGAACGCTTCTCTACATGCCGACGACCCTTCCCGGGCTGTCGGTGACAAAAGCTGCCGAATTGCTGCAAACTCAAGATCGTATCATCCGTTCGTTTCCCGAGGTCGAAAGCGTCTTCGGCAAGGCCGGGCGCGCGCAAACAGCAACCGACCCGGCGCCAATGGAGATGTTCGAGACACTCATCAATCTCAAGCCGAAGAGCGCATGGCGACCCGGCCTGACCAAAGATGGCCTGATTAAAGAACTGGACGCCGCCTTGCAGTTCCCCGGCGTTTCCAACGCGTGGACCCAGCCCATCAAAGCCAGGATCGACATGCAGGCGACCGGCATTCGCACGCCTCTTGGCATCAAGGTCGTCGGCAAAAGTCTCGATGATATCGAGCGGGCGGCACGCGACGTCGAAGCGACTTTGAAGACTGTCCCAGGCACAGGCAGCGCGTTCGGAGAACGTGTAAACGGCGGCTATTATCTAGAAATCCACCCACAATTGGAACGGATGGCCCGCTACGGCCTTACCATTTCGGCCGTGCAAGACGTCATCCGCACAGCGCTCGGCGCCGAGACAGTGACGCAAACGGTTGAAGGGCGTGAGCGCTATACGGTTTCTCTCCGCTACCCGCGCGCACTGAGATCTGATCCCAACGCAATCGCCAACGAAATCCAAGTTGCGCTTCCTACCGGCGGCACCGTTCCCCTTGGCGAGGTGGCAGACGTTCGCCTAGCGCGCGGCCCAGCCAGTATTCGCACCGAAGATGCCAAGCTTGCGACCTATGTCTACATCGATGTCCACGGTCGCGACCTGGCGAGTTACGTCGAGGAAGCCAAACGCGCCTTGGCTGACCGCGTGACGTTGCCCGCGGGAACGCACCTTGTTTGGAGCGGACAATACGAGGGGATGCAGCGCGCTTCCGCACGCTTGGAACGTGTTGTACCGCTGACGCTCGCCCTGATATTTCTCCTTCTCTATTTGAACTTCGGCCAACTCACGCCATCGCTCATCGTAATGTTGTCGCTTCCCTTCGCGCTCTCGGGGGGGATATGGCTGACGTGGTGGTTAGGCATCAATCTCTCGGTCGCGGTGGGAGTTGGCTTTATTGCGCTTGCCGGCGTTGCAACCGAAACCGGCATTGTCATGCTGCATTATCTGGATCGCAGCCATGCGACCGCGTTGGATGCCTGCACGCGAGAGGGTCGCACCCTGACAGCCCAAGACACAGAAGACGCCATCATGAGCGGCGCGGTTGATCGCGCACGGCCCAAAATGATGACAGTGGTGGCCATCATTGCCGGCCTCATTCCCATCTTGTGGAGCACCGGCACGGGGTCCGAAGTCATGCAGCGCATCGCAGTGCCGATGATCGGCGGAATGGTGACGTCATCAATATTGACGTTGATCGTGATCCCGGCGCTCTATGCTATCGTGAAGTTACAGACTGCAGTTCAGGACACGGTTTCAGGGCCTATCGCGGGGCGCCCGGAGCCCGAGATGGGTAGTCCTGTCCATTTGGCTCCAAGAGAGATCAAGCGAGCTCAGGCTGCCTAG